In the Deinococcus carri genome, one interval contains:
- a CDS encoding histone deacetylase gives MPSPFPRAWTAFRRAAYAGGPPPRRQFLPREFVERLLAGAEARLPLLDAPRLDWSYAERVHDAAYLARWRRGEVTRAEERALGFPWNEAVVERGLLSSGATLAATRDALAGGLGLNLGGGTHHAYRDHAEGFSFLNDVVISARWLLDHGHAGRILILDLDVHQGNGTAALLADEARAFTVSVHGANNYPFQKEQSGLDVALPDGTGDGAYLAALEEVVAPAVRAFRPDFAFYLAGADVLEGDQLGRLALTPAGVRERDSRVFRWAAQTGTPLVTVMAGGYNREPQKLIQTRLGTLDAALATFAAS, from the coding sequence ATGCCCTCCCCCTTCCCCCGTGCCTGGACTGCCTTCCGCCGTGCGGCGTATGCGGGGGGACCCCCTCCCCGGCGGCAGTTCCTCCCGCGCGAGTTCGTGGAACGGCTGCTGGCCGGGGCTGAGGCGCGGCTGCCCCTGCTCGACGCCCCCCGGCTGGACTGGTCATACGCCGAACGGGTCCATGACGCGGCCTACCTCGCCCGCTGGCGACGTGGGGAGGTGACACGCGCCGAGGAACGCGCCCTGGGGTTTCCCTGGAACGAGGCCGTTGTGGAGCGCGGCCTGCTCTCCAGCGGCGCGACCCTGGCCGCCACGCGGGACGCCCTTGCCGGCGGCCTGGGCCTGAACCTCGGTGGGGGCACGCATCATGCCTACCGCGACCACGCGGAGGGCTTCTCCTTCCTGAACGACGTGGTGATTTCCGCGCGCTGGCTGCTGGACCACGGCCACGCCGGGCGCATCCTGATTCTCGACCTCGACGTGCATCAGGGCAACGGCACGGCGGCGCTGCTGGCAGACGAGGCCCGCGCTTTCACCGTCAGCGTCCACGGCGCGAACAACTACCCCTTTCAGAAGGAGCAGAGCGGGCTGGACGTGGCCCTTCCTGACGGGACCGGGGACGGGGCGTACCTCGCCGCGCTTGAGGAGGTCGTCGCGCCCGCCGTTCGCGCCTTCCGCCCTGACTTCGCCTTCTACCTCGCGGGGGCGGACGTGCTGGAGGGCGACCAATTGGGCCGCCTGGCCCTGACGCCCGCCGGGGTCCGCGAGCGGGACAGCCGGGTGTTCCGCTGGGCCGCGCAGACCGGCACGCCGCTCGTCACCGTGATGGCCGGAGGCTACAACCGCGAGCCGCAAAAGCTGATTCAGACGCGGCTGGGCACGCTTGACGCCGCGCTGGCCACCTTCGCCGCCTCCTGA